The Quercus lobata isolate SW786 chromosome 4, ValleyOak3.0 Primary Assembly, whole genome shotgun sequence genome segment tataagttgtATCCTAGCAGAACTTTTATACAAATATTGAGACTTCAATATTTATGTTAAAGGTTAGATTGTGGAATATCATATATTACTTCAGAATTTCTATTCTAAGATTAATGTGCTTAGTTATTGAAACTTACTTTGTAAACAGGTCCAAAACCACCCTCTCCAAGTTTATTCGAGGCTGTGAAGTTATTAGTAGCGGCAGATACACTAGAAAAACTAAAGAGAGGAAGCTCCATTTCCTTATTCCTGCCTTTCTCAGCCCCCTTCTTGAGGACTAATCCTTGTTGTGTAGACCTGTTGTTGAAATCAAACGATATCAAGTCCTCCCCTGCTTGATCAAAAAGATAGTTTTGATTAGTTCATGTTGGGTAGTTCTATTTCTGAATCGAATGACAAAAAGTCCTCCTCTACTTGATCAAGAAGACGGTTCCTATAATCTAATCCTAAAAGATTCAGAAAAACAGCCATGGCTCAGCAGATAACTAAGTTCTGTCACATGGTATCTGAGGAATTTTTATGCATATAATTTCAAAAGCTTTTGATTGTTTAATTGAAATCCTGGAAGAGTTTTATCTATGAGAAAATCTAAGATGCTGTTTCAGGAAAGAGGACTGGTTTTTGTTGGAGCAGATCAAGTTTAAATGTTTggttaaaattgaaattttaactcaaataaataatcaaacgAGGAAATGTATGGAAAGTTTAGACGGTTCTATATTTTAATCAATATAGCTTAGGTTCAAAACTAGCAATTTAGACCCTATTGAAATTcaggaaaataattttagaaaatgcGGAATTGGACTGTAAATTTGGCACCTGACAAGagttgggtaatttttttttattttaataataataaagaaagaaacgataattttatgtgaatttgcAAGAAAGATCTCTTTAACTAAAACAAATGCAATAGTGGCAATTATGCCTACAATGGACTCACAACTATTTTTTGTAAACAAAGTTCAAAATATCTTAATcacccccctccccctcttCTTTCCATCTTATTAATCTCTGCGTGCggggaagttttttttttttttttttttttggtgtcacTAACATAGATGCCCTGCCACTAGTCAGTTTTATGTTGCTAATGAAAATTCATaccttttcttttgagttttctCACCCACATCCACCGGATGAAGGCCGCCGAAGAAATGGCTGTCAGAGAAACAGCCAGTACTAAAATAATCCACAGCTGTCTCTTACTTCCTGAAGCAAGCATGAGAGAAATAAAAGATACATATATTGAGTCCAGTATTTTTTTAACcactaataaatgaaaaagattcAGTTAGGaaagattgaaataaaataacatggaAACAAGATCATAAAGATGTAATGATTGCTGGAGACTTAAATTTGCTCACTTTTAGGGTTTAACACAGGCAGCAACTTTGACATAGATATCTCTTGCAGTTTGGTTATAATCAGCAAGCTGTCGCAAATTCATGAGATCGCCATTCCATATTGAACATCTAGAATCATAGAGAGCATAACCAGAGCAGGAGCAGCTATTCAAGCAAGCTGATTTGCACTCTTCAATGCTCCCACTCCCACTTACAAAAAAACTTACTGGATTCACTGGTACTTGTACATTAGACAACATAACAAACTCATCTGGGTCACCTGTAGTCTGGTTATGGTTCTCACATTGCAAAGGGGTTTTCCTTGCACATCCTGCAGAGTAATCATTCATTTCCCAGTTTCCAGAAGATCGGGGTTCAAATCCTTGAATGCAGGAACATAATGTCGACGCATGCTCGTTACAGAGTCCAAAAGCCCCACAAAAAGCATAAACTTCACATTGGATGCTCGGTTGTGCCCAGAATAAGTTCCACTGCTGGGTGGATTCCAGCCAAGTCAGTTGCTGTATCTGCCCCGATTCGTCCATTACAAGCATACTAGATATACTAGGATCATATAGATTATATGTAAAATAAGTCTCTTCCTGATTGGAAGTAtagctaaaattatatatataatcagcTCTCATTTCAGGAACAAAGCTGAAGATCTTCCCATTCCAAGGCCCGCTTGTCCAATACAACCTGTCAGGCTTCCGTGTGATTAAAAACTGAGTTATGTCCTTAGGATCGAGCTCCAGTGAAAAATCTCCAGGACTAGGGTCATGATGATTTCTCCAAGACACCAATGACCAAGTCTTTGCGCTATTGTTTTTATGCCCAAGCTTCATTCCAGGTAAAAAGATATGGGAAGGTAAATCGAAGCTCTGCCACAAGATATTTGAGTTTTCATCTCTTAAAACAAGGTTTCCCGAATCCAATAGCGTGGCACTTGCATTGCCATTAGATGAGATGTTGGATACCGAGTAAGATACCTGATCGTCCACAATCACGAGGTTCCCGCTATTACTAATAGTGAGAACTGCAGAAGAACTGACAATTTGGTAATTTCGGTTGGCTACCCATGTGACAGTTTGCTGTGATACCTTTTTGAACCATATTCCCACGTATTGATATGTGGAGTTTCCAGGACGAAAGAATCCGAGTTCAAATTTTGCGTCAGCTGATACTATAGTTTCCGTAATTGTAATAGATTGTCCTTGCGATATAGTATCTCTGGCAGCATGAGAGGAGTGAAAGAAGGAGCATAATATTAATAGCATCAGCAGGAAAACAAGATGAGTAGACTTGCAAGTTAAAATATCCACGCTACTCACAAGCAATCCATGTAAGGTCACCAGAGCTTGTTCAAGCTTCAACTTGTTATAAGAACAATTCCAGCTCCGGTTGTGATTTTTCAAACGTTTGACTCAGACCTTGAGTCGTCACACGGTTTCTAGCCAAAGACTAACTCTAggcatatttttctttgtttgattagTTTTCACGTGGCCATCAGAAGTTTCGGTGGGGGACCAGTCCATTTAATACAACAGACTACTAGAGCCAATCCGGTCTATTACTACGTTTTCTTGATTTCCTACAGATTCGTTtgaaaatgtataaatttaagGAGGCaaagtatcatttttttttttttttttcctgcattCGCACTGTGTATCCTTAAATCTTTCAACCAGAGACTAATTACTGTTCACGACAAGTGAGCCCATAGTGGGGTAAATCGCTGGTTCAGGAAATTTTTTCTAAGTGTAGGTAGCCGGGCTCGAACTAGGAAGCACACCCAATCAAACCCAATACAAGCACCTTGAATCCGAGTATCCAACCAATTCGGCCAACCCCTGGGAAAGTATCATTATCTTTTCATAGACCATTTTCATTGGTGTTGTAGAGAACACTCCTCAGAAAACATCTCTCTTATTGTCTCTTTACCATCAATTTATATTAGTGCATTTAGATTGTGCAACTCTTAAagtatactttttaaaaattcagGAGCATTTCTAAGTTTTGATTAGGGTCCGTTTTGCCTTGCACGGTAATCAAGGCCAGCCGACCTAGGCCATTTTGGCCATTATCTAGGACCCCTTAACAGAGGAAGGCCCTCAAAGGGTTGAACaggtgatatatatatatatatatatatatatgagttatgTTAACAGATGTCTTTGTTGTTAAAAAGCGTctaaaaaattgagtgatgctaaaaattataattttgtagcaaaagttttacaaattgttgtcaccaatcacaataattcaattacttatttattattttttggttgttgaagCGCCATCAAACACATTATTTTccacattagtttgtaaactTCTTGtagtagttttagcattttccaaaataaaaataaatatgtatgtatatttatattaatagtAATTTAACCAAATCATTATTAAGTGAATGAAAAATGCTGaagttacaacaaattttaattttttaaaaaaaacttacaaactaatgtggcAAGAATATGATTGGTGACACTTAAACAATATATGGTgtttgaatcaatttttttttttaattggtgatATGTCAATTAGTAAAACCTAtgcaattgaattataaaaagcAAATATCACAAGCTAGTATagcattgaaagaaaaattcaaaaatctctaTAGAAAATGAGCCTACCATTGAAGATGTAGACTCTGTATTTCTAGATGGAAGGTTTTCCGGCCCAAACCTGCTCCAATTCTGGCTGTCCTTCTCTGCTTCagctaaaatttttctctcaaattcaaAGTCAAACTGGAAATTGCTCCGGGGAATATCTCCTATTTGTGTTGACAATTGAGGCTACAagataagcaaaaaaaattagaaagcatATGAAGTAACTCTTCCCCTTCTCATTTTTCCACACTTTCTCAGCTATAAACAATGTAACTAATGCAAAGTAGACAATTCAAACACTTGCTCATGCGAGTAGCATTTCTATCTATAATTAAGAATTTAGGATAGTCAAAATTCATAAACACTTCAAGAATTTTCAATTAATCAGACCGGTCCAGTACAAAGTTAAAAATAGTTAATAGCCTGATCCTGAGACCCATGAAGGCCCACTGTGATATTAACATGTTTTTATAATCTTAATGTAGACCCACTAATTAGATGGCTAGTCTTCAGAGCTcattcctcccccccccccccccccccctaaaatTCTATATAAGTTCCTAAAAAAGGATAGCATATAAGCTCACTCAATCATAGACACCAGAGTCGAACAACTAATCATTACAAGAACCTAAGTCGCATCCCCAAATAatagataatataaaataaccAACGTTCTGTTAATGGATGTTCTTAATTCATTTGTTAAtgaaccattttaaaaaaaaaaaaaatttatacaactttcaagaagaatataaaaagttgaaaaaaaa includes the following:
- the LOC115987827 gene encoding uncharacterized protein LOC115987827, producing MIPPPTRTSSHHQHHHSSPSSGLGIRVVIKPQYRITPPPQLSTQIGDIPRSNFQFDFEFERKILAEAEKDSQNWSRFGPENLPSRNTESTSSMVGSFSIEIFEFFFQCYTSL